A window of the Verminephrobacter eiseniae EF01-2 genome harbors these coding sequences:
- the recR gene encoding recombination mediator RecR codes for MSSSNALDALIQALRRLPGVGVKSAQRMAFHLLQHDRAGGQALAQALHDALGSVQHCARCHTFTEAETCRTCLDPGRDATRLCVVETPADQAALERTGAFKGLYFVLMGRLSPLDGVGPKEIGLQKLIARATEGGVQEVILATNFHAEGEATAHVISQALKRQGLHVTRLARGVPVGSELEYVDLGTIAHALVDRR; via the coding sequence CAACGCCCTCGATGCGCTGATACAGGCGCTGCGCCGTTTGCCGGGGGTGGGCGTGAAGTCGGCGCAGCGCATGGCATTTCATCTGCTGCAGCATGACCGGGCCGGCGGGCAGGCGCTGGCGCAGGCGCTGCACGACGCGCTGGGGTCGGTGCAGCATTGCGCGCGCTGCCACACCTTCACCGAAGCCGAGACTTGCCGCACCTGCCTGGACCCGGGGCGCGACGCCACCAGGCTGTGCGTGGTCGAGACGCCTGCCGATCAGGCAGCGCTGGAGCGCACCGGGGCTTTCAAAGGGCTGTACTTCGTGCTGATGGGGCGGCTCAGCCCGCTCGACGGCGTCGGCCCCAAGGAGATCGGCCTGCAAAAACTCATCGCGCGCGCCACCGAGGGCGGGGTGCAGGAAGTGATCCTGGCCACCAACTTCCATGCCGAGGGCGAAGCCACGGCCCATGTGATCAGCCAGGCGCTCAAGCGCCAGGGGCTGCATGTGACCCGGCTGGCGCGCGGCGTGCCGGTGGGCAGTGAACTGGAGTATGTGGACCTGGGCACGATCGCCCATGCGCTGGTCGATCGCCGTTGA